The genomic stretch tggtgtgatctcggctcgccacaacctccacctcccaggttcaagtgattctgcctcagcctcccgagtagctgggatcataggcgcccaccaccacatctggctaatttttgcatttgttagttttatttttagtagacagggtttcaccatgttgggcaggctggtcttgaactcctgacctcaggtgatccacccacttcggcctcccaaagtgctgggattacaggcatgagccaccgtacctagcCCACATTGACTTTTGATACAGCAAGTATTTCTTGCTATGGCTCTGTATAATAGAGGTGAGTAACTTGGTTGAAGGAATTGTTTGCCCTGTTCATCTCTCTAGACACGGCCAATGTCATTCCTGgcacacaatctttttttttcttgagatggagtctcactctgttgcccagactggagtgcagtggtgcaatcttggcccactgcaacctctgctacccaggttcaagcgattctcctgcctcagcctcccaaatagctgggagtacaggtgtgtgccaccacgcccagctaattttttgtattttagtagagacagggtttcaccgtgttagtcaggatggtctggatctcctaacctcgtgatccgtccgcctcagcctcccaaagtgctgggatgacaggcgtgagccactgtgcccagcctagcacACAATCTTGACAAAGAATTTCGGTGCGACTTGGGGTACTGTGGTGCCTGCTCTATCATCATGCTTCAGCAGGAAATGTGGGTGAATAGTGCCTGGTGGCATGGCAGGtaaagaaatgttttgttttgtttttttttttgagacagtcttgctctgtcacccaagctggagtgcagtggcgcaatctcggctcactgcaagctccatctcccgggttcacgccattctgcctcagcctccccagtagctgggactacaggcgcccgccacacgcccggctaattttttgtatttgtagtagagacagggtttcaccgtgttagccaggatggtctcgatctcctgaccttatgatccacccgccttggcctcccaaagtgctgggattacaggcgtgagccaccgcgcccagccgcggGTAAAGAAATTTATGAAGACAATCGTAGGTAAAGGAAGGCAGATTTATTGGAGAAAGTAGGAAAAGACATTGGCAGAGAGACCCCAGCGGGCAGGTTGTCATGAGTAGCTCACTGCCAGGAGACCAAAGCTTCCTGCAGATTTTATAGAATAGGGCTTGGGCTGATTGATAATGTCAACAGGGGGTTTAACTTGCGGTCTTCTTTCAGCAGAAGTGTTTGATAAACTGAGGCGTTTCATGGCAAACAGGGAGTTTGTGAGCTCTGTGTGTGATCTGGCCAGGAAGGCCAAACATCTTGGGCCGTATCTCCTGGACCATAAAAGCAGACCTGGCccagtgcagtggttcatgcctgcaatcccagcactttgggaggctgaggtgggtggatcatctgaggtcagcagttttagactggcctggccaacatggcgaaaccccatctctactaaaaatacaaaaattagcctagacgcagtggcacatgcctgtaattccagttacttgggaagctgaggcaggagaatcgcttgaacccgggaggcggaggttgcagtgagctgagattgcgccactgcactccagcctgggcaacagagtgagactgtctcaaacagaCCTATAGCTGACCTGTTTCCTCTTGTTTGTATGCCCTGAACCATGGAggaaagcttatttatttattttattgagatggagtcttgctctgttgcccagggtggagtgcagtagtgcgatctcttactacaacctccatctcccaggttcaagcaattctcgagcctcttggcctcccaagtagctgagattacaggcatgcgccaccacgcctggctaatttttgcatttttagtagagatggggtttctgtgttggccaggctggtctcgaactcctgagctcaagtgatccaccccacctcagcctcccaaagttctgggattataggcatgagccaccacacctggccggaaAACACATTTGTAGCTTATTTGCTTTATCTGATCCCGTgccccccctcccccccgccccATCAGCCTGCCTCCTTTTCTCTAATTGGGACTCCACAGGAAATACACCTGATTTTGTGTCAATCTCACATGAGTTTGTATTTTGTAGCGTTTACAGAAACGAAAGGAAATGTCATCTGCCTGGGTAAAGAagtctttaaaggaaaaaagccaGGTCTGTACCATATCTTCCTGCAGGGAGCTTGGGATCAGATTTCTCTTTATAAACTTGAAGTCCTCTTAACTTTCCTATGTAACACaaagcatttatttatgtatgtatgtatcgagacggagttttgctcttgttgcccaggctggagtgccgtggcgtgatctcgactcactgcaacctccgcctcccaggttcaagcaattctcctgcctcagcctcccgagtagctgggattacaggcatgcgccaccatgactggctaattttttatttttagtagagacaaggtttcttcatgttggtcaggctggtgttgaactcccaatgtcaggtgatctgcctgcctcgacctcccaaagggctgggattacaggcatgagccactgtgcccggccaacacaaGGCATTTTGTTATTTTGGTTTTCCCTATGGGTAACTGATTgcatcctctctcccttccctcctcaccAATGATAAAGACAAAGACAATAGGTGCAGGTATATATTGAAGACGAAGTTCCGGGAGATGTGGAAGAGCTGGCCTGGAGATAGCAAAGAGGTCCAGGTTATGGCTGAGAGATACAAGATGCTGATCCCATTCAGCAACCCCAGGGTGCTTCCCGGGCCCTTCTCATACACGGTGGTGCTGTATGGTCCTGCAGGCCTTGGGAAAACCACGCTGGCCCAGAAACTAATGCTAGACTGGGCAGAGGACAACCTCATCCACAAATTCAAATATGCGTTCTACCTCAGCTGCAGGGAGCTCAGCCGCCTGGGCCCGTGCAGTTTTGCAGAGCTGGTCTTCAGGGACTGGCCTGAATTGCAGGATGACATTCCACACATCCTAGCCCAAGCACGGAAAATCTTGTTCGTGATTGACGGCTTTGATGAGCTGGGAGCCGCACCTGGGGCGCTGATCGAGGACATCTGCGGGGACTGGGAGAAGAAGAAGCCGGTGCCCGTCCTCCTGGGGAGTTTGCTGAACAGGGTGATGTTACCCAAGGCCGCCCTGCTGGTCACCACGCGGCCCAGGGCCCTGAGGGACCTCCGGATCCTGGCGGAGGAGCCGATCTACATAAGGgtggagggcttcctggaggaggacaGGAGGGCCTATTTCCTGAGACACTTTGGAGACGAGGACCAAGCCATGCGTGCCTTTGAGCTAATGAGGAGCAACGCGGCCCTGTTCCAGCTGGGCTCGGCCCCCGCGGTGTGCTGGATCGTGTGCACGACTCTGAAGCTGCAGATGGAGAAGGGGGAGGACCCGGTCCCCACCTGCCTCACCCGCACGGGGCTGTTCCTGCGTTTCCTCTGCAGCCGGTTCCCGCAGGGCGCACAGCTGCGGGGCGCGCTGCGGACGCTGAGCCTCCTGGCCGCGCAGGGCCTGTGGGCGCAGACGTCCGTGCTTCACCGAGAGGATCTGGAAAGGCTCGGGGTGCAGGAGTCCGACCTCCGTCTGTTCCTGGACGGAGACATCCTCCGCCAGGACAGAGTCTCCAAAGGCTGCTACTCCTtcatccacctcagcttccagcaGTTTCTCACTGCCCTGTTCTACAccctggagaaggaggaggaagaggataggGACGGCCACACCTGGGACATTGGGGACGTACAGAAGCTGCTTTCCGGAGTAGAAAGACTCAGGAACCCCGACCTGATCCAAGCAGGCTACTACTCCTTTGGCCTCGCTAACGAGAAGAGAGCCAAGGAGTTGGAGGCCACTTTTGGCTGCCGGATGTCACCGGACATCAAACAGGAATTGCTGCGATGCGACATAAGTTGTAAGGGTGGACATTCAACGGTGACAGACCTGCAGGAGCTCCTCGGCTGTCTGTACGAGTCTCAGGAGGAGGAGCTGGTGAAGGAGGTGATGGCTCAGTTCAAAGAAATATCCCTGCACTTAAATGCAGTAGACGTTGTGCCATCTTCATTCTGCGTCAAGCACTGTCGAAACCTGCAGAAAATGTCACTGCAGGTAATAAAGGAGAATCTCCCGGAGAATGTCACTGCGTCTGAATCAGACGCCGAGGTTGAGAGGTGAGAACCGTTTCACTCTACCAGTCGTTCCATCTTTAGCCTCATCCCATGCCCCCTTAGGAAGAGGCCAGAGCCTCCTATGCACTGTGGCTTAGGGTCAGGAATTCCCTCTTGTTGgactctttgtttgtttttgttttgagatggagtcttgctctgtcgctcaggctggagcgcagtggcgcgatcttggctccctgcaacctccgcctcccgggttcaagtgattcttctgcctcagcctcctgagtagctgggactacaggcgcctgccaccttgcccggctaatttttatattttcattagagacgggatctcagcatgttggccagtctggtcttgaactccgcctgacctcaggtgatccacctgcctcagcctccaaagtgggattacaggcatgattcaccatgcccggcccaaatatatttttttaagacagggtcttgctgtgttgctcaggctggagtacagtggtgaaatcagctcactgcatcctcaaacttctgggttcaagtgatgttcctgagtacctgggatgacaggtattaagtgtgcaccatcatgtccagctaacttaagtgggggtttttttttgtgtttttttttttttttttttttttggaaagacaaaatctcactatgttgtccaggctggtcttgaactcccaaagcactgagattacaggcatgagttaccacacGCCCTGCCTGAATATTTCTTATtgatatgtatagatatgtatattcccaatctttttttttttttttgagacggagtttcactctttttcccAGGTCGGAGTgaagtggctcgatctcggctcactgcaacctccgccccaccaggttcaatgattctcctgcctcagcctcatgagtagctgggattacagccacccacgaccatgcccagctaatttttgtacttttagtagagacggggtttcaccatgttggccaggcaggtctcgaactcccgacctcaggtgatccacccgcctcagcctcacaaagtgctaggattataggcgtgagtcaccgtgcccggtctATATTCTCTATCTTTTATCAATGATGTGCTTagcattttaacttatttttaccCTCTATTGGATTTTTGTCTAAGAAGAATAGGTTCTTTCTCCTGTGATGCTTCTTGGGTGTTGAGTTGTCTGATGGTGGTGCTAATAAGTGATTACATGGTCCAGCTTTCAATTGTACTCATTTGTCAGGGGTATATGCCCAGAGAAACCCTAAATACTTCAGCCGTGATGGACACACATTTGGTGTaaccctttcttctcttccctatAGATCCCAGGATGATCAGCACATGCTTCCTTTCTGGACGGACCTTTGTTCCATATTTGGATCAAATAAGGATCTGATGGGTCTAGCAATCAATGATAGCTTTCTCAGTGCCTCCCTAGTAAGGATCCTGTGTGAACAAATAGCCTCTGACACCTGTCATCTCCAGAGAGTGGTGTAAGTAGAAACTAATTCATGAACTCAAATCCTTAGGGTATGAAAATGGTACAATGTTAACATCGGAGCAATATTCAGATTCCTGTACTAGACTCTTAAGTGCTCGAGACACAGGGAATTGAGAGAGTCCTgtccttaaatttattttgtggGATAATCGTATAAAGTAATTtctaggggctgggcatggtggttcacacttgtaattccaacacttcgggaggccgaggcagacagatcacttgaggtcaggagttcgagaccagcctggccaacgtgacaaaaccctgcctctactaaaaatacaaaaattatccaggcgtggtggcaggcacctgtaatatcagctacttgggaggctgaggcaggagaattacttgaacccaggaggcggaggttgcagtgaaccaagatcctgccactggactccagtctgagtgacagagcgagactgcgtctcaaaaaaaaaaaaaaaaaaaaagaaaaagaaaaaaagggccgggcacaatggctcacgcctgtagtcccagcactttgggggcccaaggtggggggatcacttgaggtcaggagttcaagaccagcctggccaagatggtgcaagaccctgtctctacgaaaaatacaaaaatttgccaggtgtcgtggcaggtgcctataatcccagctactccggatgcTGAGGGTAGGagtcgcttgaatccgggaggcagagtttgctttgcagtgagccgagatcgcgccactgcactccagcctgggcaacagagtgagactccatctcaaagaaaaaaaaaatctgtaaagatggacaaaaatttaaacatggaAAAAATAGTTCCTAAAGTTTAAATATATCGAGCCCCTGGTTTCCATTTAAGTACGATACAGGTGTACACACTAAAGATTTCACTTTCGTTCTCTTTTCCCTAGGTTCAAAAACATTTCCCCAGCTGATGCTCATCGGAACCTCTGCCTAGCTCTTCGAGGTCACAAGACTGTAACGTATCTGACCCTTCAAGGCAATGACCAGGATGATATGTTTCCCGCATTGTGTGAGGTCTTGAGACATCCAGAATGTAACCTGCGATATCTCGGGTATATCTCTTAATCATTAAAATCCTTCATCATACAAACATAAGCTACCACAAGCTTATGTGGCAATTTTgtgtaaataagaaaaagttcGTTATTCTGACTAGAAACAGTACTAAGGGCAGATGACCCAGGATGCAGCATGGGCTGAACTTGAGTTTCTACTTGCCTTGAACAGTAAACACCCTGGACAACCATACGTGAGGACCCTGAATCCAAAGAAACTCCCAGAatctttatcatctttttttttttttttatgaagtcttgctctgttgcccaggccaaagtgcaatggcacgatcttggctcactgcaacctctgtctcctgggttcaagtaattctgctgcctcagcctcccaagttgctgggattacaggcacccgccaccacgcccggctaatttttgtgcattTAGTGGAGctggtttcgccacattgccaggctggtctcgaactcatgacctcaggtgacctgccctcctcaggctcccaaagtgctgggattataggcatgagccaccatgcccagccagagtccttatgttttggttttggttttggttttttctttttcttttttctttttgagatggagtctcgctctgtcacccaggctggagtgcgttggtatgatctcaggtcactgcagcctccacctcccaggttcaagtgattctcctgcctcagcctcctgagtagctgggattacaggtgcacaccaccacacctggttaatttttgtattattagtagagatggagttttaccacattggccaggctggtctcgaactcatgacctcaggtgatctacccccccacccccaccccaccccgccgtcggcctcccaaagtgaggcatgagccaccgtgcccagcccagaatctTTATCTTCTATCAGAGATCATTCACTCATGGTTCATGCTTCTCCTGTATGATGATTCAGAATACCAGCTATTGACATTTTTCAAGCAAGAACCCTTCAGGAACATCAAGTTGCCCCTTTTCTGTTAGTCCTCTGGTTTGAGAGCTCTCCCCTTGGGAAGCTGTCCAGTGGCTGCCCAGGCGATGAGAACCTACATGCATCATGGGGTTCCATGAAGCCTCACTTGGCCACACTGGTGTAGTAGGTGGTCATTGGCCTCAAATTATTgccctgggccaggcgcagtggctcacgcctgggaggccgaggtgggtggatcacttgaggtcaggagttcaagaccggcctggtcaacatggtgaaactctgtctctactaataatacaaaaattagctgggcatgttggcgcacgcctgtagtcccagctactcaggaggctgaggcaggagcatcatttgaacctgagaggcggaggttgcagtgagctgagatcacaccaccgcactccagtctgggcaacagtgtgagactgtctcaaaaaaaaaaaaaaaaatcttggctgggtgcggtagctcatgcctgtaatcccagcactttgggaggccaaggcaggtggatcacaaggtcaggagttcaagaccagcctggccaacatggtgaaaccccacgtctactaaaaatacaaaaacattagctgggcatggtggcgcgtgcctgtaatcccagctactcatggaggctgatgcaagagaattgcttgaacctaggaggcagaggtagcagtgagccaagatcacgccattgcactccagcctgggcaacagagcaaaactccatctcgaggacagaaaaaaaattgattgctCTGGCTCTACTGATACAATCTTAGGCTGCTTAATGGGATCTTAGTTGAATAGGATGCTGTACATCTTACAGGTATTGGAAGGTTGAATGAAACCAAGCCCATGCATTCAATAGTGGCTGCTATCATTACTAACCGTTGCAAttaccctcttttctttttgcctgaGAATAATGGGATGCAGGGTGAGGGGGAATATTGGGTGAATTAAAGATTTGGGtcactaatttctttctttttttctcaagatatagtcttgctctgtctcctaggctggagtgcagtgccacaatcttggttcactgcaacctctgcctcccgggttcaagtgattcttctccgtcaacctcccaagtagctgggattacaggcacccacctgtatttttgtatttctagtattttgtatttctagtagagacagggttacgcCATGCtggtggccagggtggtctcaaactcctgacctcgggcaatccaccacacccagctaatttttggtatatttagtagagccggggtttcaccgtgttggctgggctggtctcgaactcctgacctcaagtgacatccatcttccaaaatgctgggattacagccatgtgccaccacgcccagctaattcttgtatttttaggagaaatggggtttcatcatgttgttccggctggtcttaaactcctggcctcatgatccacctgccttggcctgccaaagtcctgggattacaggcatgagccactgtgcccagccactcaTTTCTTATGAATTTATTCTAACACATTTTCCGGATGAACAGGGCACCTTGAAACATAGGTTagtgggctgggtatggtggctcctgcctgtaatcccagtactttgggaggcctaggctggtgtatcgcttgaagtcaggagttttttgttttgagacggagtcttgctctgtcgcccaggctagagtgcagtggagtgatctcggcttactgcaacctccgcctcctgggttcaagtgattctcttgcctcagcctcctgagtagctgggactacaggcacgtgtcgcCACGCCCATctaacttttgtatgtttagtagagccggggtttcaccatgttggccaggatggtctcaaactcctgacctcctgatctgcccacctcggcctcccaaagtgctgggattacaggcatgagccattgccccGGCcaaagttaggagtttgagaccagcctggccaacatggtaaaaccccatctctactaaaaaatacaaaaattagccaggcaagatggcatttgcctgtaatcccagctactcaggaggctgaggcgggagaatctcttgaatctgggaggcagaggttgctgtgagctgagatcgcgccactacactccagccagggcgacagagcataAATAActccctttcaaaaaaccaaacaatgaaACATAGGTTAGCGGAGTCTGCATCCAACATTAGAGTCAGATTGACTAAGTTCTGTATTTCCAGCTGATTCCTGGGCGATGTTGGTGCCACTGGTCTGACCACCCTTTGACAACTGCTGCTCCAGATAATTCAAGTCGGGGTATAACACAACCAGTGAGATGTAAACCAAAGACGATTCCACGGTTAGATTCTCAAGAATGACTTgttctgccgggcgcggtggctcacgcctgtcatcccagcactctgggaggccgaggtgggcagatcacctgagattgggagtttgagaccagcctgaccaacatggagagacccccacctctactgaaaatacaaaattagctgggcatgttggtgcatggtgcatgcctgcagtcccagctactcgggaggctgaggcaggagaatcacttgaacccaggaggcggaggttgctgtgagccgagattgcgccacctgggcaacaagagtgagactcagtctcaaaaaaaaaaaaaaaatgacgtgGTCCTATTTCTCCCACAGGTTGGTGTCTTGTTCCGCTACCACTCAGCAGTGGGCTGATCTCTCCTTGGCCCTTGAAGTCAACCAGTCCCTGACGTGCGTAAACCTCTCCGACAATGAGCTTCTGGATGAGGGTGCTAAGTTGCTGTACACAACTTTGAGACACCCCAAGTGCTTTCTGCAGAGGTTGTCGTAAGTCTCTCCTCTCTTACAGAGCAGCTGTGCTTTCGATCTGGGGCCACAGACGAGCAATGGTCATGCCTGACTTGGCTGTATGGAACCTCTCGCTGATGTGAACACCTGTTCCCATGTTTAGATCCAGGCCGATGGCCTGTGAATTTTGTTCTTCTCTCATTCCTATTCCTTCATAGGATCACCAGTGCATGATAGAAGGTGGGGAGTTCACAAGAAGGGGCTTTTGGATGCTGGCACTTGTGGAGCTAGCCGGGAAGGTTGAAGTTGGACCTGTCAACCGTGTTGCCATTTGTGATTCTTTTGTAGGTTGGAAAACTGTCACCTTACAGAAGCCAATTGCAAGGACCTTGCTGCTGTGTTGGTTGTCAGCCGGGAGCTGACACACCTGTGCTTGGCCAAGAACCCCATTGGGAATACAGGGGTGAAGTTTCTGTGTGAGGGCTTGAGGTACCCCGAGTGTAAACTGCAGACCTTGGTGTAAGTCCGTGCTGGCTGCCTGTGTGCGTGGGTGTATATGCACACGCCCCCCACCTCCGGGTTTGAGTAGGGTGGTTATGAGAACACTTAATTCCTCTAAAAGTTCCAAGCATGATGCTAATGACAACTGGTAAGACCTGGGTAGATGATGGTAGGAAAAAAGTATAAGTAGTAGTAGAGTAGTAGTAATATTCTATAGGGATTTGGGGAATGTAGCTGgttttcgggttttttttttcctctttatgtatgtatgtattttagagatgggatctcgccgtgttgcctaggctggtctcaaactcctgagc from Homo sapiens chromosome 19 genomic scaffold, GRCh38.p14 alternate locus group ALT_REF_LOCI_1 HSCHR19LRC_COX1_CTG3_1 encodes the following:
- the NLRP2 gene encoding NACHT, LRR and PYD domains-containing protein 2 isoform 2 (isoform 2 is encoded by transcript variant 3) — its product is MVSSAQMGFNLQALLEQLSQDELSKFKYLITTFSLAHELQKIPHKEVDKADGKQLVEILTTHCDSYWVEMASLQVFEKMHRMDLSERAKDEVREAALKSFNKRKPLSLGITRKERPPLDVDEMLERFKTEAQDKDNRCRYILKTKFREMWKSWPGDSKEVQVMAERYKMLIPFSNPRVLPGPFSYTVVLYGPAGLGKTTLAQKLMLDWAEDNLIHKFKYAFYLSCRELSRLGPCSFAELVFRDWPELQDDIPHILAQARKILFVIDGFDELGAAPGALIEDICGDWEKKKPVPVLLGSLLNRVMLPKAALLVTTRPRALRDLRILAEEPIYIRVEGFLEEDRRAYFLRHFGDEDQAMRAFELMRSNAALFQLGSAPAVCWIVCTTLKLQMEKGEDPVPTCLTRTGLFLRFLCSRFPQGAQLRGALRTLSLLAAQGLWAQTSVLHREDLERLGVQESDLRLFLDGDILRQDRVSKGCYSFIHLSFQQFLTALFYTLEKEEEEDRDGHTWDIGDVQKLLSGVERLRNPDLIQAGYYSFGLANEKRAKELEATFGCRMSPDIKQELLRCDISCKGGHSTVTDLQELLGCLYESQEEELVKEVMAQFKEISLHLNAVDVVPSSFCVKHCRNLQKMSLQVIKENLPENVTASESDAEVERSQDDQHMLPFWTDLCSIFGSNKDLMGLAINDSFLSASLVRILCEQIASDTCHLQRVVFKNISPADAHRNLCLALRGHKTVTYLTLQGNDQDDMFPALCEVLRHPECNLRYLGLVSCSATTQQWADLSLALEVNQSLTCVNLSDNELLDEGAKLLYTTLRHPKCFLQRLSLENCHLTEANCKDLAAVLVVSRELTHLCLAKNPIGNTGVKFLCEGLRYPECKLQTLVLWNCDITSDGCCDLTKLLQEKSSLLCLDLGLNHIGVKGMKFLCEALRKPLCNLRCLWLWGCSIPPFSCEDLCSALSCNQSLVTLDLGQNPLGSSGVKMLFETLTCSSGTLRTLRLKIDDFNDELNKLLEEIEEKNPQLIIDTEKHHPWAERPSSHDFMI